The Paramixta manurensis region ACCCGGCGCGGAATATTGATATTGGCACTGCCTATATTCGCTTATTACAACAACAGGCGCTGGCCGGTATCCACAACCCTGAAACGATGCGTTATGCCACTATCGTCTCCTATGCAAATGGCGCTGGCGCATTACTGCGCACTTTCTCATCGAATCGCGATCGCGCTATTGCGATGATTAATGCCATGTCGCCGGATGAGTTTTACCATCATGTGCAGGAGAAACATCCGGCCGCGCAGGCGCCACGCTATTTGTGGAAGGTCACCACCGCTTATCGCACAATTTAAGCGTCGAAGCGTCAGCGTGGCCGGTCAGCGCATGAAGGTTACTGAAAGCGGTTTGCTTTGTCGCGCGCGAGGCGTTCCAGTGCAAAAATCACCTGCTGTAGTTGGCGTTCCTGGCCGGGCGCCAGGCGGGTAAAGCGGAAACTCAGGCGCGGTATGCTCAGGGTTTCATTTTTACTGCTTACCGTCGTGCGTTGACCAATTTGTAATAACTGGGCATCCACCTCGAAATGTCCATATTCCCCCAGTTCGACACGTAACTGCTTCAGGGTTTCTCCCAGGCGAAGGTTTTCCGGCAACTGGCCATCAACCAGTACGCCGATACCGCCGAGGGATAAATCTTGTAAACGAAAACGGGCCGGCGTGCCGTCAGGCCATTGCGTATGGCAATAAAATACCGGGTCGAGCGGCGCGTGAACACGGAAAAACTCGCGGCGCTGAATTTGCCATAGCACGTCCGGCAGCGGCGCGCTGAAAGCCGGTAGCCCTTCGTAGGTATCTGCGTGCAGAGTGGGTAGGGCGAATTCTACTTTCGCGCCCTGTGTTTCCGCGCTGATATGCAAATTCTCTGCGTCCAGCGCAACCTGGTTATCATAGGTATTGCTGCCGTAGTCAATCATCAATTGTTCACGATCGACAAACAACAGGCGGCTAATAAACTGGCCGCGGGTATGTGAAACCATGACCGGCGTTTGGTCACGTAAAATATCGCGCAACACACCTAATACGGCTAATGTACCACGCTTAAGGTACTGTTCTTTATCGACCTCTTTCACTTCCTGCTCCAGTTGGATTATTCAGCCATGATGTAGAGACACGGTTATCGCTTTGTTATCGGCCATTGTGCGGCAGACTTTAGCCTGAAAAGGTTGATCTGCTTAAAATACGCTCGAAAAGAACGTCGTAAATCACACGGTTAGAAACTTCGCCTATACTTACCCTCAGCAAGTTGAGCACAACACGAGTAGGAATCGACAGGAGACGCGGAATGTTTTCAAAACGAGACGTTCGTAAAGGTCTGGACACTGTCCAGACACGTTCACGTGATATCGGCGGCGATATTCGTGATGAGTTACAACAGGCAGCAGGGTGCTCTTGCACTTATTTAAAGAATAACCCATGGGCAGGGGTCGGGCTTGGCGCCGCGCTTGGGTTAGTCGTTGGCGTGTTAATTAGTAAAAAATAAGGAGCAGGATATGGGAATCCTTTCATGGATTATTTTTGGGCTGATCGCCGGTATTATCGCAAAATGGATTATGCCCGGTAGGGACGGCGGCGGGTTTATCATCACCGTGGTTCTGGGGATTATCGGTGCGGTCGTCGGCGGTTGGATCAGTACCTTCTTTGGCTTTGGTAAAGTCGATGGTTTTAACTTCGGTAGCTTCGTGGTCGCGGTAATTGGTGCGATTGTGGTGCTGTGGATTTACCGTAAAGTCAGAAGTTAACGTTACGCTAACTGAATCCAAAAGGGAGGCTAATGCCTCCCTTTTTACGTTTAGAAATCGTAGCCAATCGTGGCAACAATCGAACGTTCCGCGCCCCAGTAACAGTAGCCGGTGCCGTAGCAGGCGGCGACATACTGACGGTCAGTAAGGTTATTCGCATTCACCTGCACAAATGCCCCTTTTAGTTTACTGTTCCAGGCACCTAAATCGGCGCGTACTGAAGCGTCAAACAGGGTGGTGGAGGGCAGACGGCGGGTATTTTCGTTATCAGCCCACTGCTTACCAATGTAGCGAACGCCAGTGCCGACGCTGATACCGTAATCAAACTGATAACGCGCCCACGCGGTAGCAATCGAACTTGGCGTTACATACGGCGTATTACCACTATTGCCATCCACCGCATCTTTAAAGCGCACCCGGTTCCAGGTATAGCCCGCAAGGGTGCTCAAACGAGGCGTCAACTGAGTATGCGCCTCCAGTTCAACGCCCTGAGAGTGCACCTTACCGGCGGGGACATAGGTGGCAGTGATAATATCGCGGTTAGCGACATTTTTTTGCGTCAGATCGTAAACCGCCGCGGAGTACATATTATTAGTGCCAGGCGGTTGATATTTAACCCCGGCTTCATATTGTTCGGCGGTGGTGGGTTTCAGCAAGTTACCGTCAGGGCCGGAGAGCGCAGCCGGGGTAATCGCCTGGCTGTAGCTGACATAAGGCGAGATACCACTGTCGAAAGCATACAGCAACGCGGCGCGTCCGCTCACATGATCGTCGGAACGGCGGTAATGGGTATGGTCGGTATCATTGGTGTTTTGCGACACAATCCGATCGTAGCGCCCGGACAGATCAAGGTGCCATTTATCCAGTGTCATCTCATCTTGCAGATAAGCGCCGGTCTGGTAATAACGGCGCGTTGATTGATGCGCACTGATACCCGGAATGCTCAGGCCCGCATCGGTCCAGAGATGATTGCCGCCGATGCCGGTTACCGCGTTCAGCGGGTCGGCAAACGCGCTGGCATCCCACAATTTATTGCGATACTGATGATATTCACCGCCGAGCACCACTTTATGCTCCAGCCTGCCGGTGGCGAAATCTGCCTCCAACTGGTTATCTATCGCCACCGCATCCAACGAAGAGCGTTCCCCGGAATAATAGCGACTGAGTGAGTTACTATTACCGATCCAACCAATTTGATACACCTGATCCTGATTGACATTGGAGTGGGTATAACTGGCATTAGAGCGAAACGCCCAAGTGTCATTAAAACGGTGAGAGAACTGGTAACTATAGATCTGCTCGCGACGTTTAAACTGGTCGAGCGAGCTTTCGCCATCGTAAAACCCATTGCTTAACTTATAGCCGTTATGGCGGATGATACTGCCTTCGCCGGGTACCGCACTATGATAGCCGCCAGAGGGATCTTTTTGCAGATAGGCTTTTAACTCAAGCGAAGTGTCTTCATCCGGTTGCCACAGTAATGATGGAGAGATGGCATAACGCTCTTCGCGTGTATGGTCATATTGTGTATCGCTATCACGCGTCACGCCGGTTAGACGAAATGCCCATTGATCATTAATCGCATTGGTATAATCGAACGCGCTACCGGTGGTGTTATTGGTTCCGCCCATCAGACGGAAATGCCCCTCTTCGCTAAATTGTGGACGTTTAGAGGTCATCATTACCAGCCCGCCGGGAACGGTCTGACCATAGAGCGCGGAAGAGGGGCCTTTAACCACATCCAGTCGCTCCAGGAACCAGGGATCGATTTGTAGCGCGTTATAACTGCCGCCATCGCTCATCAACCGCAGGCCATCAAGGAAGGTATTATCGACATCGCCGCCATGGAAGCCACGCAGTGCAATGGTTTCATAACGGTTGGCGCCCCCGGCGAAATTGGTAAATACGCCGGGGGTATAGTTTAGCGCCTGGTTAACGTTAAGCGCGCCTTGATCTTCCATTTGCTGGCGCGTGACCACTGAAACCGACTGACCGGTAGTGATTAACGGCTCGTCGGTTTTGGTCGCGCCTTTACTGGTTTTTGCCGTATAGCCTGAAGTGGGAGAATCCGCCGTTTCAGTTGGTTGTGCGCTAACAACCAGTGTCCCTTCAGCGAAAGAAAGCGCGGGCATCGCCAGCGCAAATGAGCAAAGTAGAGCAGAACGCTTTACTGTAAAAGCCATTCTCATGGTTTATTCCTAATCTGACCTGTGTGATAAAAGCCGGAAACGCAGAGGTTTTTGACGGCGCGAACCGAAAGATAAATACTTATTACTCGTCTATCTATAACTCTAATGATAATTATTATCTTTCTCGTTTACCGATTCAAGCATTGATTTTATTAATATATTCTCTTGTAAACAGCAGGGGTATGCAGGCGAGATGCGCAAGATAGAGAAGAGAAAGTTGTGGTGGAGGGGTAACATTCTGCCGGAAGAGCAGGAGGTCCACAGAGGGGCGAGGCTCAACCCGCCCCTCTAAGCTAATGAAAAATCACGGAGCGGATGGTTTTAAATCGCCAACATTATTACAGGTAACGTCTTTCGGACAGTACATATCCATCAGTTTCAGCGTCACGCCATTTGTCCAGCCAAAACCGTCCTGCAATGGATATTCACCGCCGCCCCCGCCGCCTAAACCTTTCCCTTCAACCACGTATTTTTCCACCAGTTTATGTTCCCGGTCATAAGTGGTTTGTACGTTGTTGAGGAAACGCAGCCCAATCTCTTTAGCCAGCGTTTGCTTGCCGTAGTGGTTCAGACCTTCAACCGCGACCCATTGCAACGGTGCCCAGCCGTTTGGCGCATCCCATTGCTGGCCGTTATTCACATTGGTGGTGACTAAACCGCCTTCTTTAACCAACTGTTTTTCAACCGCGGCGCTGGTTTTATCGGCCTGGTCAGGCGTGGCAACCTGTAGATAGAGCGGGAACAAGGCTGCGGCGGTCAATTGAGGCCTTATGCGCGCTGTTTTCCAGTCATAATCGGCATACCAGCCCGCCTGCGCATTCCATAAATAGCGATTAATTGCCGCCTGACGTTTTTCCGCCAGGGCGGCAAACCGTTGGCTGGCATCCGCTTGTCCGGCGACTTTACTGGCATGAGAAAGCGTCTGTTCGAGGTGGAACAACAACGCATTGAGGTCAACCGGTACAATTTGCGTGGTATGAATGGTCGAAAGGTCGTTAGCTTTCTCAAACCAGCGTGAGCTAAAGTCCCAGCCAGACGCAGCGCCGGAGCGTAAATCACGATATAGCTCAGCTTTATTACGGTTTGGCGCTTTCTGCGCGGTCGCAATATCGTCCATGTAAGATTCGGTACGCGGAACATCGCGTGCATCCCAATAGCGGTTCAGCAGCGTGCCATCTTTCAGCTTAACCACACGCTTATCGGCGTCGCCAGCTTTCACCTTGTCGGCATCGGCCATCCAATAGTTGTACTCCTTTTGCAACTGCGGCAAATACTTGCTGTAGACGCTCTCTCCATCATGCTGCGCCAACAAATCAACCATCAAGCTAAAGAACGGCGGCTGCGAGCGGCTGAGGTAATAGCTACGGTTACCATTTGGAATGTGGCCATATTTATCCAGTTCGTACGCGAAGTTATCCACCATATCCTGTACGCGATCCCAATGGCCGCTCTCCGCCAACCCTAGCATGGTGAAATAACTATCCCAGTAATAAACCTCGCGGAAACGACCGCCGGGAACCACATACGGTTTCGGTAACGGCAGCAGTGAATCATGCGGGCTGGCTTTATCGGTGGTACGAGTCAGCACCGGCCACAGGCCATTGATATGTTCGCGCAGACTTTGACCGGCAGGCGGGACATATTTTTCGCCGGCGCCGGGCAGAATAAAGTTACCGGCAACAAAATGCTTAAGGTCGAAATTCCGTTGATTCTTCTGCATCCGCCAGTCTGCGAGGATCGAAGCGGGATCATATTTAGGTACCGCATCGGCAAAGGTTTTTTGGTCAGGATAAAATTTCGCGGCCTGAACCGCATAGTAGAGCGGGCCTAGCACAATGTCTGGCGGTTGTGGCGCGTTGCTCAACATATGCTGACTTTGGTCGGCTTGCGCCCAGGCATTTGCGCCCGCTAAAGCGGCGCTGATAAATAAAGGTAGTAGCAGAGCACCTTTCCATTGACGGTTAGCGACGGTTTTCATCATGGGTTCTTCTCCTTGTCCAGACCAAGCATGGTCTGTAAGTTATTGACCATGCTAAAAACTTTAGACGAGATTTTATTTTTTTCCTGCAAGCGGCGCGGGAAGTGTGAGGTGGGTACGGCTTTTTGGTGGGATGCTGGCTGAAAAGAACCTTCAGCCAGGCTGACCTTTTGGCTGCGGGTAATAGGGTGCTCACCTTAACCTGGTGCAGCGGTGTGGGTGTTGACCTTCCCGAGGCATTAGCGCCGCTGAGACTGAACCGGTTTCCAGGACGAGGCGACACGACGTCGCCGAGAGCAAGCGCCGCGTCGGGAACGCGTCGCGCCCGGTCCGTCGGAAAATGGTGAAGGCGAAGGTACCCGCGCCGCGGGCGAAGCGCCTGCCGGTAGCGCGGATTGTTAAGGGCCACGCTTATGGCCCTTGACTCGCTCGCCCTTCAGGCGAGAGAAACGCCGTTGATTTTTCAGATTTCAGCAACCGCTAGAAACCAACCCCCCGTTAAGGTCAACGGCGTTCCGGCCACCGCTCCGCGCCAGACGGCGAGAGAAACGCCGTTAGCGTGCCACCAACGCTTGTTTAAACGACATAATATGCGCGCGCGTTGCGCTATCAGCCGCAGTTGCATCGCCCGCCGCTAACGCCTCAATTATCGCGTTATGCTCATCAATAACCTCATGCATATGCACTTCATTCGATAAGGTTGTCGCCCAAAAGCGCTGCGCCTGGGCGTGAATCACACTGAGAATATCAATTAAACGACGATTGGCGGCGACGGTGGCTAAATGGTGATGAAATTGCCGATCCAATAACATCATATTGATACGGTCACGCTGCTGACGCGCCCGATCAATTTGCAGATTCAACTGACGCAAATAGCGAATATCTTCTTCACTGATGCGTTGCACGGCGAGACGAATACACAGTGCCTCATTCGCCAGGCGAACCTCGATCAGTTCCAACGCATCATCAATCGATAATGGGGAAACCATCACCCCTTTGCGCGGAATCACCTGAAGCAATCCTTCGGCTGCCAAACGATGAATCGCCTGATTAATTGGCGTGCGGCCCATCTCCAGATCGGCCATGACCTGCGCGGTATTTAAATAGTCTCCGGGCTTATAAACCAAGGTAATGAGGGCCTGTTTAAAGCGTAAATAAGCCAATTCGTTTAGCGATAGCGTGCGCGTATTTTCCGGGAATTCAGTTCCGCTCTCCATAACTTCGCTTCTCACTTTTTACTCCCGCAATTTGAACTCTTCCACATTCTACACAAAAGATGGCACAAAAATCGCCTGTTTTAAGCTAGAGTGAAATTTCACAGTGATTTTTAACAAAGGTTTTACACGATGAAACTGCATTTTAGCCGTGACAATGCTGCAAATGATTTGATTGAAGTTGATATTAATCAATTAATTATAGCAGGATGGACTGGAAGGGATCGTGAAGCCATCATGCACCACATTAGTGAGCTGGAAGCGCTGGGTGTGCACCAACCTAGTGCAGTGCCACTGTTTTATCGCGTGGCAACCAATCAACTTTCACAACAACAACAGATTGAAGTCGTCGGCGGTAATACCTCCGGAGAAGCGGAACCGTTTGTGTTTACCCATCAAGGCGAACTGTATGTTTCGTTGGCGTCTGACCACACTGACCGCCAGCTGGAAACCCATAGCGTGGCGTTATCCAAACAGATTTGCGTTAAACCTGTTGCGCATCAAGCGTGGCGGATGCGTGAGGTCGCTGCGCATTGGGACCAGCTAATACTGCGTGCCTGGATCCGCGAGCAGGGCGAGTGGGTGCTGTATCAAGAGGGCACGCTCTGTGCATTACGTACCCCGTTTGATTTGCTGGAGAACTATCTCGCCGGTCAGCCGCTACCGGAAAACGGCCTGGCGATGACTTGCGGCACGCTGGCGGCGATTGGCGGCATTCGGCCCGCGACCGAGTTTCGTATGGCGCTGGTTGATGAGCAACGCGGATGCAGTATTACGCACCACTATCGCAGTGTTGAACTGCCGATTATTGCCTGAGGAGGAGCCGATGACACGTTCTCTGTTGCAGGTAACCCGCGCGCTGGCGGCGGGTGAAGTGGATGCCGCCACGTTGACCGAACAGGCGTTAAGCGCAATCGGAGATACGCAAGGTGAGGGGCAGTTAACCTTTACCCGGCTGTATGCGCAAGAGGCGCGGGCGGCAGCGGCGCAGGCGGATAAACGTCGCCTTGAGCAGCGTCCGCGCAGCCCGCTGGATGGCGTGCCCATTTCGATTAAGGATTTGTTCGACGTTGCCGGGGAGCCGACAACCGCCGGTTCGCGTGTGCTATGTCATGCAACGGCGGCATCAAAAGATGCGGCGGTGGTTGCTCGCCTACGGCAGGCTGGCGCGGTGATTGTCGGTAAAACCAATATGACCGAGTTTGCCTATTCCGGATTGGGCGTGAATCCGCACTACGGAACGCCCGCCAATGCCTTCGATCGCGCACAACGCCGTATTCCCGGCGGCTCCTCTTCCGGCGCGGCCGTTTCCGTTAGCGACGGGATGTGTTTTGGCGCAGTCGGTACCGATACCGGCGGGTCGGTACGTATTCCGGCGGCACTGAGCGGCCTGACCGGCTATAAACCGACTGCCCGCCGTATTGATCGTGCCGGGGTCCTGCCGCTTTCTCCGGCACTGGATGCCGTAGGCGTGATTGCGCATGACGTGCGTAGTTGTTTACTGCTGGATAGCGTCATTGCCGATACTCCATTGTTAACCCAAGAAAAATCCTTACGTCATGCACGTTTTGCCTTACCACAAAGCGTGGTGCTGGAGGGGCTAGACGCCGGGGTAGAAACCGCCTGGCACGCGGCACTCGACACCCTGCGTCAGGCGGGGGCCACGCTGGAGTGGTTGCCGATGGAGGAGTTTAACGAGGTCGCGGGCTTCAACGCGGGCGGCGGTTTTACCGCGCTGGAGTCCTGGCAGTGGCACCGCACATTAATTGAGCAGAATGCCGCGCAGTATGACCAACGGGTACTTTCGCGTATCCGTCGCGGCGCGGAGTTAACCGCAAATGATCGCCAACTACTCGAGCGGCAGCGTGCCGACTGGCAGTGCCGGGTGGCGCAAAGGCTGAACGGCTATGATGCGATGCTGATGCCAACGGTACCGGTTATTGCACCGACTATCGCTGAACTGGAGGCTGACGAAGCACACTACTTTGCCCTCAATGGCGCGATGCTGCGCAATCCCTCGTTGATTAACTTCCTTGACGGCTGTGCCGTCTCTTTACCTTGCCATACCGCAGGTCAGGCACCGGTCGGGCTGATGTTGGCCGGTTTACCGCTGCACGATAACGCCGTAATGAGCTGGGCGCTCTGCATTGAACACGCGCTGGCACACTCACACACCACGGGAGACACCCCATGAATACTGCTGCTCAGGGAATGCTTTTTGTTGCGACGGATGTAGCACCGGCCGAAGAAGCCGATTTTAACCAATGGTATGACCGCGAACATGTCGAGGAGCGCGTCGCGATTGAAGGGTTTCTCAGCGGAACGCGCTATCAAGCGCTCGACGCCACGCGAAAATATTTAGGGCTGTATAAAACGCGCACGTTGGCAACCTTTCGCAGTGCAGCCTATCACGCGGCCTTTACCCGACAAACTCAGTGGTCGGTCACTCACCTGAATAACATGGTCAACCCGATGCGCCGGGTGTGTGCCATTGAGGGGCGAGTCGGGATCGGCACCGGCAGTCATCTCAGTATCCTGACCTGTCATACACCACTGTCCAGTGAAGAGGCTCGTCATTTAGGTGAACGGATGCTACGTGAGAACGGTTTTATCACCTCAAGCCTCCTGTTACCGGACGCCGAACTCAGCACGCCGCTGCCAAAAGAGGCTGCCGCGCCGCGCGCAATGAACGCCATGCTGCTGATTGAGAGCCGAGAAGCCGCATGTGGCGAGCGGCTTGCAGAACTGGCGTGCCGGGAGATTAATGCCGAGGCGCAATTTTACGCGCTGAGCTGGCAACTCACCCACCAGGAGAGAACATGATGAGCCTGTCAAACACCGACCATCCGACGCATAAGACGCGCGCCGAAGAGGCGACCAGCCAGCCGCCAAAAACCGGTCGCCTGGCGGCGGCCAGCGCAATCGGCACCGCGCTCGAATGGTATGACTTCACGGTCTATAACATCATGGCGGCGCTGATCTTTAACCATGTGTTCTTTCCTTCGTTCGACCCGCTGGTGGGAACTATCCTCGCCTTTTCAACGTATGCGGTAGGCTATGTCTCGCGCCCGATTGGCGGCATGCTATTCGGCCATCTCGGTGATGTGCTGGGGCGACGTTTTGTACTGGTTACTACGTTAGTGATTATGGGCGTGACCACTGGCTTAATGGGCCTGCTGCCGGGCTACGCCGCTTGGGGAATTTGGAGCCCACTGCTACTGGTTTCCTTACGGTTTATACAAGGTATCGCCTTGGGCGGAGAGTGGGCCGGCGCGGTACTGCTGGCGATGGAGCATGGCAAAGCGCACCAACGTGGACGCAATGCCTCATTCGCCCAGGTTGGGCCATCGTGCGGGACATTGCTGGGCACCATTTTTATTACGCTTATCACCGTCGCGCTTTCCACTGAACAGTTTCAGCTATGGGGCTGGCGCATTCCCTTCCTGTTGAGCCTGGCGCTGGTGATCTTTGGATTATGGCTGCGCCGTGGCGTAGGCGAAACGCCGGCCTTTTTGCAACTGGAAAAGAACCACAGCACCACCCACACGCCGATAAAAGAGGTGTTTTTACACCATCCGCGCGCCTTGCTGATTGCCGGTGGCTCGCGGATTGGTTCCGATGTGTTGTATGCGCTGGTGGTGGTATTTACGCTGACCTATGTCACCACGGTACTGCACCTGCCACGTCCGTTAGCCTTAACCGCTACCATGCTGGGGGCGATCGGGAATGCGATTACCGTACCGCTGTTTGGCGCGTTATCGGATCGGCTGGGACGTCGCCCGGTATATATTGCCGGGGTGCTGTTGGCGATGGTATGGGCGTTTGTCTTTTTTATCCTGCTGGATAGTACGCATCCGGTGCTGATTTGCTTGTCAGTGATTGGCGGGTTACTGATTCATGCGGTGATGTACGGCCCGCAAGCGGCGTTTGTCACTGAGCAGTTTCCGGTACAGGTGCGTTATGCCGGTTCTTCACTGGCCTACACGCTGGCAGGCATTATTGGCGGTGGTTTCGCACCCTTGATTATTACCAGTTTATATAAAGAGAGCGGCAGCACGCTGTGGGTCTCGGGATATGTAATATTAACGCTATTGATAACCTTAGTTGCATTATGGAAGGCGAAAGAAACCGCGCATCAGCCGTTGTGATGCCGAAAAATGCGCCCAATCGGCCCAGGCTGATTGGGCAATCAATCCGTACTGCTGGATGTCGTCACCAGGCCGGTTATCGGGCTACCGCCGTTAGACCAAAAGGTTATGGTTAAGAAAAAATCGTCACAACGTCGTGCAACATCCCATCGGACCGCCTACAGACTAACCCCGCTTTAGATAACGCCTGACGCGCGATGCCCGTTTGAGCAACGCAGGACGCCTCCGCTGCCGGGTTCTATTGCTGATAATCGGCAATCGATAGCTGTTTTTTGCATTTGTGATCGCTGCATATCTTCACTGAGAATGTCACCAGAACGTTAAGAGGATGAAAAAACCTTTCGCCGCGCGGCTAGCGGGCGGCACAGGTGAAAAATACATCGCTACCTCAACGCTTTTTCCCGACGGGAAATATTTCAATATCAGGAGAAAGGTTCCAGTGAAATTCGCCAAAGGAATAACGCTTTTCGCCCTTGCTTTGGGGGCGCACACCGCGTTTGCCGCCGAACCAGCCGTCCCGACAGCCAGTTCATACCATGTTCAACCCGATCCGCAATTAAAAAGCCTGCTACCGGCTGATGTGGTTAAGCGCGGTTATGTTGTGGCGGGCACCAACCCCAATACGCCGCCGACCACCTTCTATAAGGAAGACAACAAAACGCTGGCCGGGCGTGAAATCGACATTATGAATGCGGTGGGCGAACGGTTGGGTATCCAGGTACAGTGGCGCGATACTGGCGGCTTTGACAACATCATCCCAGGTTTAAAAACCGGTCGCTACGATGTCGCGCTCTCGAATGTTAACGCCACCACCGAACGTTTGAAACAGATCGACTTTGTCAGCTACTACGATGCCAGTCGGCTCGGCATTATTTCCCGTAAAGATGCCAATATTCCGCCGTTTAAAACGCTGGACAGCGTGTGCGGCAAAGAGAGCGGCGCCGGTTCGGGCACTACCCAGGTTACGCGCCTGGAGGAGGCTGGCAAAGCGTGTGAAGCGGCAGGCAAACAGCCAATAAAAGTTTCGATCTTTCCCGACCGCCCGGCAGGCGTGCAGGCAGTCGTTAGCGGACGCGTGCCGATGTTCCTTGGGCCGTATGAAGGCTTGTTGTGGCAGGTGAAAGTGATTAAGCCGCTGACCATGAGCGGTATCATCACCGTTAATGATGCGCCGGTTTCGATTGCTTTCTCGAAGGATTCTGCGTTAGAGCCTGCGGTACAGGCTGCGCTTAACTCGCTAATAAAAGACGGTAGCTACCAAAAAATCCTCGATAGCTGGGGCATCGGCTTTGGCGCGGTCAAAGAAGCCAAACGTAATCAAGAGATTTTTAAATGAGTGAGTTGCAGGGCCACACCGATGATTTAAAAATTGTTGGCAAACGCTACTATGGACGCTGGCTGAGCGCGCTGGTGGTACTGCTGTGCGTGGTGGCAATGGCGCACTCAATGATTAATAACCCACGCTTCGAATGGAGCGTGATTGCGGAGAACTTTACCGGCGCATCGATCTTGCAAGGCGTCATTATGACCCTGCAACTCACCGCGATTTCGGTCATTCTTGGCTTCGCGTTTGGCACCGTGCTGGCACTAATGCGCCTCTCCTCTAACCCGGTATTGGTCGCGGTCAGTTGGGCCTATACGTGGTTTTTCCGCGGTGTGCCAATGCTGGTGCAATTGTTCCTCTGGTACAACATTGCCGCGCTCTATCCTTCAATTTCACTCTCACTACCGGGGCTGGGCGAAATCTGGAGCGCGCAGTCCAACGCGTTAATCAGCCCGTTCAGCGCGGCGGTAATCGCGCTGGTGATGCATCAATCTGCCTATGCGGCAGAAATTGTGCGTGCCGGAATTCAAAGCGTAGGTAACGGTCAATTGGAAGCCGCGCGCGCATTAGGTTATCGACCGGCACAGA contains the following coding sequences:
- a CDS encoding DUF2848 domain-containing protein, producing MKLHFSRDNAANDLIEVDINQLIIAGWTGRDREAIMHHISELEALGVHQPSAVPLFYRVATNQLSQQQQIEVVGGNTSGEAEPFVFTHQGELYVSLASDHTDRQLETHSVALSKQICVKPVAHQAWRMREVAAHWDQLILRAWIREQGEWVLYQEGTLCALRTPFDLLENYLAGQPLPENGLAMTCGTLAAIGGIRPATEFRMALVDEQRGCSITHHYRSVELPIIA
- the treA gene encoding alpha,alpha-trehalase TreA; amino-acid sequence: MMKTVANRQWKGALLLPLFISAALAGANAWAQADQSQHMLSNAPQPPDIVLGPLYYAVQAAKFYPDQKTFADAVPKYDPASILADWRMQKNQRNFDLKHFVAGNFILPGAGEKYVPPAGQSLREHINGLWPVLTRTTDKASPHDSLLPLPKPYVVPGGRFREVYYWDSYFTMLGLAESGHWDRVQDMVDNFAYELDKYGHIPNGNRSYYLSRSQPPFFSLMVDLLAQHDGESVYSKYLPQLQKEYNYWMADADKVKAGDADKRVVKLKDGTLLNRYWDARDVPRTESYMDDIATAQKAPNRNKAELYRDLRSGAASGWDFSSRWFEKANDLSTIHTTQIVPVDLNALLFHLEQTLSHASKVAGQADASQRFAALAEKRQAAINRYLWNAQAGWYADYDWKTARIRPQLTAAALFPLYLQVATPDQADKTSAAVEKQLVKEGGLVTTNVNNGQQWDAPNGWAPLQWVAVEGLNHYGKQTLAKEIGLRFLNNVQTTYDREHKLVEKYVVEGKGLGGGGGGEYPLQDGFGWTNGVTLKLMDMYCPKDVTCNNVGDLKPSAP
- a CDS encoding GlsB/YeaQ/YmgE family stress response membrane protein, encoding MGILSWIIFGLIAGIIAKWIMPGRDGGGFIITVVLGIIGAVVGGWISTFFGFGKVDGFNFGSFVVAVIGAIVVLWIYRKVRS
- a CDS encoding DUF883 family protein; translation: MFSKRDVRKGLDTVQTRSRDIGGDIRDELQQAAGCSCTYLKNNPWAGVGLGAALGLVVGVLISKK
- a CDS encoding flagellar brake protein, producing MKEVDKEQYLKRGTLAVLGVLRDILRDQTPVMVSHTRGQFISRLLFVDREQLMIDYGSNTYDNQVALDAENLHISAETQGAKVEFALPTLHADTYEGLPAFSAPLPDVLWQIQRREFFRVHAPLDPVFYCHTQWPDGTPARFRLQDLSLGGIGVLVDGQLPENLRLGETLKQLRVELGEYGHFEVDAQLLQIGQRTTVSSKNETLSIPRLSFRFTRLAPGQERQLQQVIFALERLARDKANRFQ
- a CDS encoding TonB-dependent siderophore receptor produces the protein MRMAFTVKRSALLCSFALAMPALSFAEGTLVVSAQPTETADSPTSGYTAKTSKGATKTDEPLITTGQSVSVVTRQQMEDQGALNVNQALNYTPGVFTNFAGGANRYETIALRGFHGGDVDNTFLDGLRLMSDGGSYNALQIDPWFLERLDVVKGPSSALYGQTVPGGLVMMTSKRPQFSEEGHFRLMGGTNNTTGSAFDYTNAINDQWAFRLTGVTRDSDTQYDHTREERYAISPSLLWQPDEDTSLELKAYLQKDPSGGYHSAVPGEGSIIRHNGYKLSNGFYDGESSLDQFKRREQIYSYQFSHRFNDTWAFRSNASYTHSNVNQDQVYQIGWIGNSNSLSRYYSGERSSLDAVAIDNQLEADFATGRLEHKVVLGGEYHQYRNKLWDASAFADPLNAVTGIGGNHLWTDAGLSIPGISAHQSTRRYYQTGAYLQDEMTLDKWHLDLSGRYDRIVSQNTNDTDHTHYRRSDDHVSGRAALLYAFDSGISPYVSYSQAITPAALSGPDGNLLKPTTAEQYEAGVKYQPPGTNNMYSAAVYDLTQKNVANRDIITATYVPAGKVHSQGVELEAHTQLTPRLSTLAGYTWNRVRFKDAVDGNSGNTPYVTPSSIATAWARYQFDYGISVGTGVRYIGKQWADNENTRRLPSTTLFDASVRADLGAWNSKLKGAFVQVNANNLTDRQYVAACYGTGYCYWGAERSIVATIGYDF
- a CDS encoding GntR family transcriptional regulator; this translates as MESGTEFPENTRTLSLNELAYLRFKQALITLVYKPGDYLNTAQVMADLEMGRTPINQAIHRLAAEGLLQVIPRKGVMVSPLSIDDALELIEVRLANEALCIRLAVQRISEEDIRYLRQLNLQIDRARQQRDRINMMLLDRQFHHHLATVAANRRLIDILSVIHAQAQRFWATTLSNEVHMHEVIDEHNAIIEALAAGDATAADSATRAHIMSFKQALVAR